A single genomic interval of Microbacterium sp. LWO14-1.2 harbors:
- the prmC gene encoding peptide chain release factor N(5)-glutamine methyltransferase, which translates to MPDTSLAALVRAAAARLAAAGVPDPLVDAELLAGHVLGIRRGEVQAATVRGDAVSDADAAALDALVTRREGREPLQHITGTAPFRHLELAVGPGVFVPRPETETVVQFAIDALLAAPEPDPIGIDLGTGSGAIALAMATEVPHSRIFATELSPDAFPWAERNTGGAANLTLVNEDLGEAFRDLDGTASVVISNPPYVPDAAVPRDPEVRLFDPAMALYGGEDGLDIVRVLSIRALELLRPGGLLVIEHGELQGEEIRSILTRDGWRAAATHRDLTLRDRATTALRP; encoded by the coding sequence ATGCCCGACACCTCTCTTGCCGCACTCGTGCGCGCTGCCGCGGCGCGGCTCGCCGCCGCCGGCGTCCCGGATCCGCTGGTCGACGCCGAGCTCCTGGCCGGTCACGTCCTCGGCATCCGTCGGGGGGAGGTGCAGGCGGCGACCGTCCGGGGCGACGCCGTGTCGGACGCGGACGCCGCGGCGCTCGATGCTCTCGTGACGCGTCGCGAGGGTCGTGAGCCGCTGCAGCACATCACCGGCACCGCGCCCTTCCGTCATCTCGAGCTGGCCGTCGGTCCCGGGGTCTTCGTGCCGCGTCCGGAGACCGAGACCGTGGTGCAGTTCGCGATCGATGCGTTGCTCGCGGCCCCGGAGCCGGACCCCATCGGCATCGATCTCGGCACCGGGTCCGGCGCGATCGCCCTCGCCATGGCCACGGAGGTGCCGCACTCGCGGATCTTCGCGACCGAGCTCTCGCCGGACGCCTTCCCCTGGGCCGAGCGCAACACGGGCGGGGCGGCGAATCTGACGCTCGTGAACGAGGACCTGGGCGAGGCGTTCCGCGACCTGGACGGCACGGCATCCGTCGTGATCTCGAATCCGCCGTACGTGCCGGACGCCGCGGTGCCCCGCGACCCCGAGGTGCGCCTGTTCGATCCGGCCATGGCGCTGTACGGCGGGGAGGACGGTCTCGACATCGTGCGCGTGCTCAGCATCCGCGCACTCGAGCTGCTGCGCCCCGGGGGTCTGCTGGTGATCGAGCACGGCGAGCTGCAGGGCGAGGAGATCCGCAGCATCCTCACGCGCGACGGATGGCGCGCGGCGGCCACCCACCGCGATCTCACGCTGCGCGACAGGGCGACCACCGCCCTGCGGCCGTGA
- the prfA gene encoding peptide chain release factor 1, with the protein MFESVQTLIDEHRRVQEELSDPAVHADAARAKRVNRRYAELSRIVAAHEAWVAASDDLEAARELAREDEAFADEVPVLEQGLQAAQEKLRRLLIPRDPDDARDVIMEIKAGEGGAESALFAADLLRMYVQYAASKGWKTELLERNESDLGGYKDVQVAIKGSSSDPAQGVWAHLKYEGGVHRVQRVPATESQGRIHTSTTGVLVFPEVDEPDEIEINQNDLKIDVFRSSGPGGQSVNTTDSAVRITHVPTGIVVSMQNEKSQLQNREAAMRVLRARLLAKQQEELDAAASDARKSQIRGMDRSERIRTYNFPENRIADHRTGFKAYNLDQVMDGALEPIIESAIQADEEARLAAVGSEG; encoded by the coding sequence GTGTTCGAGTCCGTCCAGACTCTGATCGACGAGCACCGCCGGGTGCAGGAGGAACTCTCCGACCCGGCGGTGCACGCCGACGCCGCACGCGCCAAGCGCGTGAACCGGCGCTACGCCGAGCTGTCGCGCATCGTCGCGGCGCATGAGGCGTGGGTCGCGGCATCCGACGATCTGGAGGCCGCGCGCGAGCTCGCGCGGGAGGACGAGGCGTTCGCCGACGAGGTGCCGGTGCTCGAGCAGGGGCTGCAGGCCGCCCAGGAGAAGCTGCGTCGTCTGCTGATCCCGCGCGATCCCGACGACGCGCGCGACGTGATCATGGAGATCAAGGCGGGGGAGGGCGGCGCCGAGTCGGCACTGTTCGCCGCCGATCTGCTGCGCATGTACGTGCAGTACGCCGCATCGAAGGGGTGGAAGACCGAGCTCCTGGAGCGCAACGAGTCCGACCTCGGCGGCTACAAAGACGTGCAGGTCGCGATCAAGGGGTCGTCGTCCGACCCCGCGCAGGGCGTGTGGGCCCACCTCAAGTACGAGGGTGGAGTGCACCGCGTGCAGCGTGTGCCGGCGACCGAGTCGCAGGGCCGCATCCACACCTCGACCACTGGCGTGCTCGTGTTCCCCGAGGTCGACGAGCCCGACGAGATCGAGATCAACCAGAACGACCTCAAGATCGACGTGTTCCGCTCGTCGGGGCCCGGGGGTCAGTCGGTGAACACGACCGACTCGGCGGTGCGCATCACCCACGTGCCGACGGGGATCGTCGTCTCCATGCAGAACGAGAAGTCGCAGCTGCAGAACCGCGAGGCCGCCATGCGCGTGCTCCGTGCGCGGCTCCTCGCGAAGCAGCAGGAGGAGCTGGACGCCGCGGCATCCGACGCACGCAAGTCGCAGATCCGGGGCATGGACCGCTCGGAGCGCATCCGCACCTACAACTTCCCCGAGAACCGGATCGCCGACCACCGCACCGGATTCAAGGCCTACAACCTCGACCAGGTCATGGACGGCGCGCTCGAGCCCATCATCGAGAGCGCGATCCAGGCCGACGAAGAGGCCCGGCTCGCCGCTGTCGGCTCGGAGGGCTGA
- the epsC gene encoding serine O-acetyltransferase EpsC, giving the protein MNVIGRLREDIAAARLRDPAARSSVEVALLYPGLHAIWAHRVWHALWRRRLRLLARAGSQISRWLTGIEIHPGARIGRRFFIDHGMGVVIGETAEIGDDVMLYHGVTLGGRTRDSGKRHPTLGDGVAVGAGAKILGPVTIGAHSVVGANAVVTRDAPADSILVGVPAKPRGRTVGEDTRALLTAPEYSI; this is encoded by the coding sequence ATGAACGTCATCGGTCGACTGCGCGAGGACATCGCCGCCGCGCGTCTCCGCGATCCCGCGGCCCGGAGTTCCGTCGAGGTCGCGCTGCTCTATCCAGGACTGCACGCGATCTGGGCGCACCGCGTCTGGCATGCGCTGTGGCGCCGTCGACTGCGGCTGCTCGCCCGCGCCGGCTCGCAGATCTCCCGGTGGCTCACGGGCATCGAGATCCACCCCGGTGCACGCATCGGACGACGGTTCTTCATCGACCACGGCATGGGTGTCGTGATCGGCGAGACGGCCGAGATCGGCGACGACGTCATGCTGTACCACGGCGTCACGCTCGGCGGACGGACGCGCGACTCGGGCAAGCGGCATCCGACGCTCGGCGACGGCGTCGCTGTCGGAGCGGGCGCGAAGATCCTCGGCCCGGTGACGATCGGGGCGCACTCGGTGGTGGGCGCGAACGCCGTCGTCACCCGCGACGCACCGGCCGACAGCATCCTCGTGGGCGTCCCGGCGAAGCCCCGAGGCCGCACTGTCGGAGAGGACACGAGAGCACTGCTCACCGCACCCGAGTACTCGATCTGA
- a CDS encoding homoserine dehydrogenase, whose translation MTTEYRRLRVALLGAGAVGSQVAALLLRHGDELADRAGAALELAGIAVRDVDAPRDVELPRELFTTDAESLVVGADIVIELIGGIEPARTSILQAIGSGADVVTANKALLATHGPELFEAADRVGASVYYEAAAAGAIPIIRPLRDSLAGDRVVRIMGIVNGTTNYILDRMETEGADFADVLADAQRLGYAEADPTADVEGYDAAQKAAILASLAFHTAVPLDAVHREGITSITASMIEEARSAGFVIKLLAVCERLEAEGSESISVRVYPALVPQSHPLASVHGANNAVFVEAEAAGSLMFYGAGAGGVQTASAVLGDVVSAARRHIAGGVGVGESTRANLPIVPIGHVTTRYQITLEVSDAPGVLATVAGILSDGGVSVATVVQTVEGEAEPTARLVIGTHRATEQALSATVDALAESAVVERVVSVLRVEGE comes from the coding sequence ATGACGACTGAGTACCGACGACTTCGGGTGGCGCTGCTGGGCGCCGGCGCGGTCGGCTCCCAGGTCGCCGCCCTTCTGCTGCGGCACGGCGACGAGCTCGCCGACCGCGCGGGCGCCGCGCTCGAACTGGCGGGAATCGCGGTGCGCGACGTCGACGCCCCGCGCGACGTCGAGCTGCCCAGGGAGCTGTTCACGACCGACGCCGAGTCGCTGGTCGTCGGCGCCGACATCGTGATCGAACTGATCGGCGGCATCGAGCCGGCGCGCACGAGCATCCTCCAGGCGATCGGCTCCGGAGCAGACGTCGTCACGGCGAACAAGGCGCTGCTCGCCACGCACGGCCCCGAACTGTTCGAGGCGGCCGACCGCGTCGGCGCGTCGGTCTACTACGAGGCCGCCGCCGCCGGCGCCATCCCGATCATCCGCCCGCTGCGCGATTCGCTCGCCGGCGATCGCGTGGTGCGCATCATGGGCATCGTCAACGGCACGACCAACTACATCCTCGACCGCATGGAGACCGAGGGCGCCGACTTCGCGGACGTCCTCGCCGACGCGCAGCGCCTCGGATACGCCGAGGCAGACCCGACGGCCGACGTCGAGGGATACGACGCCGCGCAGAAGGCGGCGATCCTCGCAAGCCTCGCCTTCCACACCGCCGTCCCGCTCGACGCGGTGCACCGCGAGGGCATCACCTCCATCACCGCGTCGATGATCGAGGAGGCCCGCTCCGCCGGCTTCGTCATCAAGCTCCTCGCGGTGTGCGAGCGCCTCGAGGCCGAGGGCTCCGAGTCGATCTCCGTCCGCGTGTATCCGGCCCTCGTCCCGCAGTCGCACCCGCTCGCCTCGGTGCACGGCGCGAACAACGCCGTGTTCGTCGAGGCGGAGGCAGCCGGGTCGCTCATGTTCTACGGCGCGGGCGCCGGCGGAGTGCAGACGGCCTCGGCCGTGCTGGGCGACGTGGTGTCCGCCGCCCGCCGCCACATCGCCGGCGGTGTCGGCGTGGGGGAGTCGACGCGCGCGAACCTCCCGATCGTCCCGATCGGTCACGTCACCACCCGCTACCAGATCACGCTCGAGGTCTCCGACGCACCGGGCGTGCTCGCCACGGTCGCCGGGATCCTCAGCGACGGCGGAGTCTCCGTGGCCACGGTCGTGCAGACGGTCGAGGGGGAGGCAGAGCCCACGGCCCGCCTCGTCATCGGCACCCACCGCGCGACCGAGCAGGCGCTCAGCGCGACCGTCGACGCCCTCGCCGAGAGCGCCGTGGTCGAGCGCGTGGTGTCGGTGCTGCGCGTCGAGGGCGAGTGA
- the cysK gene encoding cysteine synthase A, with translation MPGIHSDITTAFGNTPLVRLNRVTEGVDATVLAKLEFYNPASSVKDRLGIAIVDAAEASGELKPGGTIVEATSGNTGIALAMVGAARGYKVILTMPASMSKERRMLLKAFGAELVLTDPTKGMTHAVAEAEAIAAKTPGAVLAKQFANEANPAIHRKTTAEEILRDTDGNVDYFVAGIGTGGTITGVGQVLKERIPGVTVVAVEPKDSPILTEGHPGPHKIQGIGPNFVPPILDREVLDEVIDVTFDDAIRVARETAAGEGILVGMSSGAAIWAALEIAKRPEAAGKTIVVIIPSFGERYLSTALYEHLREA, from the coding sequence ATGCCCGGCATCCACTCCGACATCACCACGGCGTTCGGCAACACCCCGCTGGTCCGCCTCAACCGGGTGACCGAGGGCGTCGACGCCACGGTGCTCGCCAAGCTCGAGTTCTACAACCCGGCGTCGAGCGTCAAGGACCGCCTCGGCATCGCGATCGTCGACGCCGCCGAGGCATCGGGCGAGCTGAAGCCCGGCGGGACGATCGTCGAGGCCACGAGCGGCAACACCGGCATCGCCCTGGCGATGGTCGGCGCCGCACGCGGCTACAAGGTGATCCTCACGATGCCCGCCTCCATGTCGAAGGAGCGCCGCATGCTGCTGAAGGCGTTCGGCGCAGAGTTGGTGCTCACCGACCCCACCAAGGGCATGACCCACGCGGTCGCCGAGGCCGAGGCCATCGCGGCGAAGACCCCGGGCGCCGTGCTCGCCAAGCAGTTCGCGAATGAGGCGAACCCGGCCATCCACCGCAAGACCACCGCGGAGGAGATCCTGCGCGACACCGACGGGAACGTCGACTACTTCGTGGCGGGCATCGGCACCGGCGGCACCATCACCGGCGTCGGTCAGGTGCTCAAGGAGCGCATCCCCGGGGTCACGGTCGTCGCCGTCGAGCCCAAGGACTCCCCCATCCTCACCGAGGGCCACCCCGGACCCCACAAGATCCAGGGCATCGGCCCGAACTTCGTTCCGCCGATCCTCGACCGCGAGGTGCTCGACGAGGTCATCGACGTCACCTTCGACGACGCGATCCGCGTGGCCCGCGAGACCGCCGCCGGAGAGGGCATCCTCGTCGGCATGTCGAGCGGCGCCGCGATCTGGGCGGCTCTGGAGATCGCGAAGCGCCCGGAGGCCGCCGGCAAGACGATCGTCGTGATCATCCCCTCGTTCGGCGAGCGGTACCTGTCTACCGCTCTCTACGAGCACCTGCGCGAGGCCTGA
- the thrB gene encoding homoserine kinase produces MTVGLGRTVEVTVPATSANLGPGFDTLGLALSIYDTLLVTELPAGELEIEVSGSGAEEIPRDASNLIVRTIAHVYADVARDMPGLRIVAENGVPHGRGLGSSGAAVTAGILAAKGLLEGDVELEDADMLRLATEIEGHPDNVAPALFGGLTIAWMGERGPQHKKLLVHRGVSPLVLVPSYTMSTSKARSLQPPQVSTADAVFNVSRSALLIAALMQSPELLLDATADRLHQDYRAEAMPETQRLVQALRAAGFAAVVSGAGPSVLVLADGPGSRQDAAELAASTTDTPWEALLLAVDVRGGTVGNRAEGST; encoded by the coding sequence GTGACGGTGGGCCTCGGTCGCACCGTCGAGGTGACGGTCCCCGCGACGAGCGCGAACCTCGGCCCGGGTTTCGACACCCTCGGTCTCGCTCTCAGCATCTACGACACCCTGCTGGTGACCGAGCTGCCCGCGGGCGAGCTCGAGATCGAGGTGTCGGGATCCGGGGCGGAGGAGATCCCGCGCGACGCGTCCAACCTCATCGTGCGAACGATCGCCCACGTCTACGCCGACGTCGCGCGCGACATGCCCGGCCTCCGCATCGTCGCCGAGAACGGCGTGCCGCACGGGCGCGGCCTCGGCTCGTCCGGAGCCGCGGTGACCGCAGGCATCCTCGCCGCCAAGGGGCTGCTCGAGGGAGACGTCGAGCTCGAGGACGCCGACATGCTGCGCCTGGCCACCGAGATCGAGGGGCACCCCGACAACGTCGCGCCCGCTCTGTTCGGCGGCCTCACGATCGCCTGGATGGGCGAACGGGGACCGCAGCACAAGAAGCTGCTCGTGCACCGCGGCGTCTCCCCGCTCGTGCTCGTCCCGTCGTACACGATGTCGACGTCGAAGGCCCGGTCGCTGCAGCCGCCGCAGGTGTCGACGGCGGATGCCGTGTTCAACGTGTCGCGTTCGGCGCTGCTGATCGCGGCTCTCATGCAGAGTCCCGAGCTGCTCCTCGACGCCACGGCCGACCGCCTGCACCAGGACTACCGTGCCGAGGCGATGCCCGAGACGCAGCGGCTCGTGCAGGCGCTGCGGGCTGCGGGCTTCGCCGCCGTCGTGTCGGGCGCGGGGCCGAGCGTGCTCGTCCTCGCGGACGGCCCGGGAAGCCGCCAGGATGCCGCCGAACTCGCCGCCTCGACGACCGACACCCCGTGGGAGGCGCTGCTGCTCGCGGTCGACGTCCGTGGTGGTACAGTGGGGAACCGAGCGGAGGGCTCCACGTAG
- the rho gene encoding transcription termination factor Rho, with the protein MENFSETQNDQAAPAAEAPASAAASDTATEAPAAPARKRAPRRATTASAAAKAEKAAETADAAPASEAAAADAAPAADAEAPKAKAPRRSRAKKADAEPAAESAEAPAAPATDDKLAEAAAAAAAADAPEQTDEPKKGRGRRTAKKPAADAESVPADEKPAESAPADAQPSGDAGSDNAEGGEEQGGRNRNRNRSRNRGRGQNGNGQQEQQQSAPADDEQGGNGRNRQRNKRRGGAPTDEFETEIGEDDVLIPIAGILDVLDNYAFVRTTGYLAGPSDVYVSLGQVKKYNLRKGDAIVGSIKQPREGEQQGRQKYNALVKVDSINGLSVDDAATRVEFGKLTPLYPQERLRLETAPEKLTQRIIDLVAPIGKGQRGLIVAPPKAGKTIVLQQIANAIAQNNPEVHLMVVLVDERPEEVTDMERSVKGEVIASTFDRPAEDHTTVAELAIERAKRLVELGRDVVVLLDSITRLGRAYNLAAPASGRVLTGGVDASALYPPKRFFGAARNIENGGSLTILATALVETGSKMDEVIFEEFKGTGNSELRLSRQLADKRIFPAVDVNASSTRREEMLLSADEVKITWKLRRALAGLDQQQALEVVLGKLKETHSNVEFLVQMQKSIPTLPAGGHGHDNNIR; encoded by the coding sequence GTGGAGAACTTCTCCGAGACCCAGAACGACCAGGCGGCTCCGGCTGCCGAAGCCCCGGCGTCCGCCGCGGCATCCGACACCGCGACCGAGGCCCCGGCGGCGCCGGCCCGTAAGCGCGCCCCGCGACGGGCGACCACCGCCAGCGCGGCGGCGAAGGCCGAGAAGGCCGCCGAGACCGCGGACGCGGCCCCGGCATCCGAGGCAGCTGCCGCCGATGCGGCGCCCGCTGCCGACGCAGAGGCGCCCAAGGCGAAGGCCCCGCGCCGCAGCCGCGCGAAGAAGGCCGACGCCGAGCCCGCGGCCGAGTCCGCCGAGGCCCCCGCGGCGCCGGCGACCGACGACAAGCTCGCCGAGGCCGCAGCTGCCGCTGCCGCCGCCGACGCGCCGGAGCAGACCGACGAGCCGAAGAAGGGGCGCGGTCGTCGCACCGCCAAGAAGCCCGCCGCCGACGCCGAGTCGGTCCCGGCCGACGAGAAGCCCGCGGAGTCCGCTCCGGCCGACGCTCAGCCGTCCGGCGACGCCGGCTCCGACAACGCCGAGGGCGGCGAGGAGCAGGGCGGCCGCAACCGTAACCGCAACCGCAGCCGCAACCGCGGACGCGGCCAGAACGGCAACGGTCAGCAGGAGCAGCAGCAGAGCGCTCCGGCTGACGACGAGCAGGGCGGCAACGGCCGCAACCGCCAGCGCAACAAGCGTCGCGGCGGAGCTCCGACCGACGAGTTCGAGACCGAGATCGGCGAGGACGACGTCCTGATCCCGATCGCCGGCATCCTCGACGTGCTCGACAACTATGCGTTCGTGCGCACCACGGGGTACCTCGCGGGTCCGAGCGACGTCTACGTCTCGCTCGGCCAGGTGAAGAAGTACAACCTGCGCAAGGGCGACGCGATCGTCGGATCGATCAAGCAGCCGCGCGAGGGCGAGCAGCAGGGCCGTCAGAAGTACAACGCGCTCGTGAAGGTCGACTCGATCAACGGCCTGTCGGTCGACGACGCCGCCACGCGCGTCGAGTTCGGCAAGCTCACGCCGCTGTACCCGCAGGAGCGCCTGCGCCTCGAGACCGCGCCCGAGAAGCTCACGCAGCGGATCATCGACCTCGTCGCACCGATCGGCAAGGGCCAGCGCGGCCTCATCGTCGCACCGCCCAAGGCAGGCAAGACCATCGTGCTGCAGCAGATCGCCAACGCGATCGCGCAGAACAACCCCGAGGTGCACCTCATGGTCGTGCTCGTCGACGAGCGGCCCGAAGAGGTCACCGACATGGAGCGCTCGGTCAAGGGCGAGGTCATCGCCTCGACCTTCGACCGCCCGGCAGAGGACCACACGACGGTCGCGGAGCTCGCGATCGAGCGCGCCAAGCGCCTCGTCGAGCTGGGCCGCGACGTCGTCGTGCTGCTCGACTCGATCACGCGTCTCGGCCGCGCCTACAACCTCGCGGCTCCGGCATCGGGCCGCGTGCTCACGGGTGGCGTCGACGCGTCGGCGCTGTACCCGCCCAAGCGCTTCTTCGGCGCTGCGCGCAACATCGAGAACGGCGGATCGCTCACGATCCTCGCCACCGCCCTCGTCGAGACCGGATCCAAGATGGACGAGGTCATCTTCGAGGAGTTCAAGGGCACCGGCAACAGCGAGCTGCGTCTGTCGCGCCAGCTGGCCGACAAGCGGATCTTCCCGGCGGTCGACGTCAACGCGTCGAGCACCCGCCGCGAAGAGATGCTGCTCTCGGCCGACGAGGTCAAGATCACCTGGAAGCTGCGTCGCGCCCTCGCCGGCCTCGACCAGCAGCAGGCCCTCGAGGTCGTGCTCGGCAAGCTGAAGGAGACCCACTCGAACGTGGAGTTCCTCGTGCAGATGCAGAAGTCGATCCCGACGCTGCCCGCAGGCGGCCACGGGCACGACAACAACATCCGCTGA
- the lysA gene encoding diaminopimelate decarboxylase: protein MLSPADSPAPEWLVAPDDVNDLATAVWPASAARDGDGVLTFAGIPATSLAQTYGTPLLVIDEDEVRDRARAFRTAFDRAAADNGTTAQVYYAGKAFLCTSVARWVVDEGLRIDVCTGGELEVALAAGVAPASLGFHGNNKSVAELERAVEVGIGTIIVDSAIEIERLAAIVARTGSTQRVLVRVISGVHAETHEFLATAHEDQKFGFPLAEAEEAVARIREIEGLDFAGLHCHIGSQIFGVAGFRESASRVLELHASLLEGGPVPLLNLGGGFGIAYTRVDDPTPIETLAAEIVSAVAEGCAARGIPMPALSFEPGRAIVGTAGVTLYEVGTTKDVELGAGVVRRYLSVDGGMSDNARPALYGAQFSARLASRAGIGAPQLSRVVGKHCESGDIVVEHEYLPDDVAPGDLLAVPSTGAYCASLASNYNHVPRPPIVAVRGGRSTVIVRGETIADILSRDAGIPSADAERP, encoded by the coding sequence TTGCTTTCCCCTGCCGACTCGCCCGCCCCGGAATGGCTCGTCGCCCCCGACGACGTCAACGACCTCGCGACGGCGGTCTGGCCGGCGTCCGCTGCGCGCGACGGAGACGGCGTCCTGACGTTCGCCGGCATCCCGGCCACCTCTCTCGCGCAGACGTACGGCACGCCGCTGCTCGTGATCGATGAGGACGAGGTTCGCGACCGCGCCCGCGCGTTCCGCACCGCGTTCGATCGAGCGGCGGCCGACAACGGCACGACCGCGCAGGTCTACTACGCCGGCAAGGCCTTCCTCTGCACCTCGGTGGCCCGCTGGGTGGTCGACGAGGGACTCCGCATCGACGTCTGCACGGGCGGCGAGCTCGAGGTCGCCCTCGCGGCGGGCGTCGCCCCGGCATCCCTCGGGTTCCACGGCAACAACAAGTCGGTGGCGGAGCTCGAGCGCGCCGTCGAGGTCGGGATCGGCACGATCATCGTCGACAGCGCGATCGAGATCGAGCGTCTCGCAGCGATCGTCGCCCGCACCGGTTCCACGCAGCGCGTGCTGGTGCGCGTCATCAGCGGCGTGCACGCCGAGACGCACGAGTTCCTCGCGACAGCGCACGAGGACCAGAAGTTCGGCTTCCCCCTCGCCGAGGCCGAGGAGGCCGTCGCGCGCATCCGCGAGATCGAGGGTCTCGACTTCGCCGGACTGCACTGCCACATCGGCTCGCAGATCTTCGGCGTCGCCGGTTTCCGCGAATCCGCCTCGCGCGTCCTCGAACTGCACGCGTCGCTGCTCGAGGGCGGTCCGGTGCCCCTGCTCAACCTCGGGGGCGGATTCGGGATCGCCTACACCCGTGTCGACGACCCGACACCCATCGAGACCCTGGCCGCCGAGATCGTCTCGGCCGTGGCGGAGGGGTGCGCCGCGCGCGGCATCCCGATGCCCGCCCTGTCGTTCGAGCCCGGTCGCGCGATCGTCGGCACGGCGGGGGTGACGCTCTACGAGGTCGGCACCACGAAGGACGTCGAGCTCGGCGCGGGCGTCGTCCGGCGCTACCTCAGCGTCGACGGCGGGATGAGCGACAACGCCCGCCCCGCGCTCTACGGCGCCCAGTTCTCCGCGCGACTGGCCTCCCGTGCGGGCATCGGGGCTCCGCAGCTCAGCCGCGTGGTCGGCAAGCACTGCGAGTCCGGCGACATCGTCGTCGAGCACGAATACCTTCCGGACGACGTCGCACCGGGCGACCTTCTCGCCGTGCCCTCCACGGGCGCGTACTGCGCGTCGCTCGCGAGCAACTACAACCACGTCCCCCGCCCGCCGATCGTCGCCGTGCGCGGCGGACGGTCGACGGTCATCGTCCGCGGCGAGACCATCGCCGACATCCTGTCCCGCGACGCCGGGATCCCCTCGGCGGACGCCGAGCGTCCGTGA
- a CDS encoding L-threonylcarbamoyladenylate synthase, whose translation MSTIFDCGDESELLAGMRHARQAIARGELIVMPTDTVYGVAADAFSPAAVQRLLDAKGRGRNQPPPVLIGSKDTLVALAESVPEPVQRLVDEFWPGGLTIVLPAQPSLVWDLGETEGTVAVRMPEGRVALELLAETGPLAVSSANLTGRDAAISAYDAERMLGDSVAVYLADGISREGIASTIVDATSLVPRGMEQATGRARILRQGAVSRERLEEVLGDLLEPEPSDEADGDS comes from the coding sequence ATGTCCACCATCTTCGACTGCGGCGACGAGTCCGAGCTCCTCGCCGGCATGCGTCACGCGCGCCAGGCCATCGCCAGGGGCGAGCTCATCGTCATGCCCACCGACACCGTCTACGGCGTCGCCGCCGACGCCTTCTCGCCCGCTGCCGTGCAGCGGCTCCTCGACGCCAAGGGGCGGGGCCGCAACCAGCCGCCGCCCGTGCTGATCGGCTCGAAGGACACCCTGGTCGCCCTCGCCGAGTCGGTGCCGGAGCCGGTCCAGCGCCTCGTCGACGAGTTCTGGCCGGGCGGTCTCACGATCGTCCTCCCCGCGCAGCCTTCTCTTGTCTGGGATCTCGGCGAGACCGAGGGCACCGTCGCCGTGCGGATGCCGGAGGGTCGCGTCGCACTCGAGCTGCTGGCCGAGACGGGGCCGCTCGCCGTGTCGAGCGCGAACCTCACCGGACGCGATGCGGCGATCTCGGCGTATGACGCCGAGCGGATGCTGGGCGACAGCGTCGCGGTGTACCTCGCCGACGGCATCAGCCGGGAGGGCATCGCCTCGACGATCGTCGACGCCACCTCGCTCGTGCCCCGCGGCATGGAGCAGGCGACCGGCCGCGCGCGCATCCTGCGCCAGGGTGCGGTCAGCCGGGAGCGGCTCGAAGAGGTGCTCGGCGATCTGCTCGAGCCCGAGCCGAGCGACGAAGCGGACGGGGATTCGTGA